The genomic interval AATGATATCCCTTCGCCAGCCAAGACTTTACGTGACGCCCACGTTCGTATCTAGCTGCAGGTGGTCGCAGAAGTCTGATGCGTGATGAACTACAAACAGTGCTGATGTAGAGTGAAGATCTCAGTGGTGTCATAATTAAGTTCACTGCAGAAAAGCCACGCTAACACTCCGCACTCGACACTGCAATGCTGTTCATTACTGATAAGAACGTTTTGAACATTGGTGGCTGTACAAGAATAGTTGGCGTTTCTCCGCTTAGTACTGGTTTCATGCGCTGTTTGTACTCCCTGAAGTCCTTCATTATTTCACGAGGGCTATTGAtcttaaatatttcacacattCGCTAAATCTCATTTTCTCCGTAAGTGATCGATATGTTATGAGGCCATAATTTGGAATGAATGACCTTCATGTCATTCATAACAACATCGTAGCTTTCAGATGCATTCACTGATGATAACAGCCTGTATGACAAATTATTTGCCAAGCTGCGACAAAACTGTTTATCAGAAATCTTAGAAATATTTGTTCTTTCACGAAGTTCGACACATTGAAAGTTCATATTTTCCATTACAATGTTAGCTACATTTGCATGTTATCCCATTGCATCAACCCGACTTTCAAACACTTTTATGAAAAGTGTAATGTCGTAGTGAGCTTGACAAGGTTTGCACTTGATCTTTGCAGCTGTAGGGATAGATCGGCGAACTCTTCAAAGACATTATACATTACAGCTAGGTTGGAGACTAAAGATGTCGATGACAATGTGTTACAAGGCCCTTTGTAAGTAGGCCGTTGTTTTGAGTCCCGTCGCGTGTCCTCTGATGCTTCTAAAAAATGATTGTACAGAGCCATGGCAATAAACGGGAGGCCACCCAACGAGTGTCAAGCACACGatcgattttcaaaatttcttgctcaaaaCCTTTAGCAACAACTGCCAGCTCCCTGCTGTTTTTCGGAGAGCAGCTGAACATATTTCTAACTTTATCGATGAATATTTTAAAGTGATTAATTCCCGCCACTTCTTCTATCGTGTCGTCCACGGCGAGTTCTATACGACGATTCAAACAATGCCAGGTGAATAAGTTTGGAAACATTTCCAACACCTGCTTTGCGAAGCCAGACTTTTTTCCTAACATGATACAAGCTCCATTGCAAGTCAAATCGATTATATGGTCTTTCAAAAAGTCATAGCCTAGACCTAGGGATTCCAACTACTTTAAAAGTTCTTCTAAGATACCAGATGCTGTTTTGTCATGTAGCTCAAAAATTGTCGTGGGGTTTCCCATTCCTTTTAACAAGGTTCTAAGGTATACAATCAAAGTGTTCTTGTTTGAAAGAGTAGTGACTTCatccaaaagaagtgaaaattCGGAGTCactctttattaatttatttattagatCTGATGTCTGATCAGAAATATGAAGCACTATATTAGAGAAAGCAACATTTTAATGTGGTATTCGTCCCATATCCAAACCATTTTTAATTTGCAGATCAATTTCTGTCTCAAACTCATAAAACGGTCTGTTTAACTCTGCTTGCTTATAAGCTGTGCGAAATACACGCTTCGTAACTACTTGTTGTTCCTGTACCATTGAAGCAACTGGGTTCTGAATGTGACGTTTTTCTGCGTTAGTCTGCATTTTGTTCGCTAAACCGTGAGCTTGAGATGTGCGGTTATCAAATAGTTTTTTCCTAAGAGACGTTAGTTGATCTTTTTTGTTTGTTCCATATGAGCTTACAGTTCCTAAAACCCATTGCTCACCCAGTTTTAACCCTTTCGTTTTTTGGGCACCTGGTGCAGATACACTTCTATAAACTAGCTTTTTTAATAATTAACGAGGGGTTTTTAGCTTTATAATCTGTACATTGTTCGATAGACCAACAATCTGGCTTTTCATCATCATTACAATTTTCATTACTGTCTATAGATGTTTTGCCCATATCCATATCCACCAACTTAGAGAAATTATCATTTAGCGACGACGACGTAGGAGAAGAACCGTCTGCTTTGCTGTTTGCATCTTCTTCTCCAGCCGCAGTTGAAGACGTGGCTGCCGTTTTCGTTGCTCTCACTAACTTTTTGTCTTTTAGGTTTGAAGAAGCCACTTATTTTTTGTAGAGGTACACGTAACTATTAAACTCTCGTGTTCACTCACATTCACAATGTGTGAATAAACACTACGAACAGACCGAAACAATGCTGTCGCTTCTGAGCAGATCAGCAACTGAGCTGCAAGCGACTGACGTAAATAGAGTGAGTGAGTAATATTATTGAATGTGAATTCCGAAGGCAGCTGTTGGATTGTTTGCTGGCTTCTCTGTGAGGCAGCGATGGCTTACAAGGTCACACTcacactttttccgctttgtaggTGCGGAAACAGGCGACTTcagaagacaaaaatcatcattatcgTTCAACCGTaatcttttatttaggtacatCTTTTTGAGATCTACAACCTGGTACTACATAACGTGGTGCAGTTCTTATGGACTTCGTAAAGTATTTCAATAGAGCATGCTggcggaaaacatttttacttcatgtagctgatgaaatttaaacggCTGAACAGACTTTCAGAACTATAGGTAAGAACCGTCCAGATTAaaccagctttcaaataaaaaaatctgcTTTAAAATTGGAACTTTAATTTGAGAACTATGTAggggtagacagacagacagatagacttaCGGGTCAGACATATACACCTCCGTTCTGCATTGGGAGTTCAAATTTGCCCCCTGTGGGAGCTTAAAGGTCAAGAGTTCTGTGGAAAAATGGACGTATCGGCTGGAAAGGCTGCCAACGGCGTGCTCCATACGCACATTTGATTAGTAGCTATGACATAAATTACGTCACGGAATAAAATGATGTCGTGAAAGCACATTGTACAGACGTCGACATTCAAAAACGGCttacattatttatttgtcattgacACACATAACATGAGACGTCGCCTTGCTACTACACCACTGAGGTTGTAGGCAGTCGTAAATAAAAGGCGCTATGTACCGATCACAACAACAAGATACTCAACGTATCTTGGGTGTACTGtacgtgcgtacacacacacacacgcacacacacacacacacacacacacacacacacacacacacacacacgcagtaccTCCTGCCCGTCACATCACGTTGGTGTCCCATTGACACGTTCACTTGTAACTTGTAACTTATCGTTACGTTGTGATTTAATACACGCGTACTATTTCAAATCTCCGGTGCTGaactgtgaaaggaaaaaaaaaaaggtctctggGAGGTGTCGGAACGCGTTCCGGCTGAAATAGAGCCCTGCACCAGTGTGAAGATCCGAAAACACTACGTGTATTATTTGTGGAGAATATGCCTGCTGTGTGGATTTCACTTCCGACTATTCATTCGAGTCAAAGAGAACTGACTTGCAACCGTCAGAAGTACAACCGCAGCTGTCCTGAAGACAATGCGAAAATAAACTGTTTGAGTCAGTTCAGACACAGACTGTGTGGAAAGTTATTTCTTAGGAAGTCCCAAGTTTCAATCGGACAAAGAACCCGTGTCCAAATTTTCGATTTCCCAGGGTCAGGGGCGTAACTCGGCAACAGGAGGCTGGCTGTACAATATAAGCCCGACGGCTCGGCGCACTTTAGATTAGGGATCGCCTGATACGGGCCATCACCAGCCGTCGGTGACGCGTGCAGCAGCAGGCAGGCAGTGACGTCACCCGCCGCCGGCCATATAAGCGGCGGGCAGGCTGTCCGCCCCACACTGCTGCACCAGCGTTCTGCCTGCTGAGCCCACTCCGTGACGTCACTTCTCCCCGAGTCCGAGGTGAGTAGAGGCTGTGTTACACGACTTTTCTCTTCGACAATGTCTTTCTCctttaaaaattgcaaaaaacgATTTTGCTGCCGCTGGAAGACGTCACAGTCACAAATTGTTGCAAGCATAGAGTTATCAACATGGACAGATGCTTGAAATAAAGCATAAATTGTACACCTTTCAATCGAAAGATGTCCTTCACTTAAGTAGCAGACCCATTTGCAGTGTCTGCCTCGAGCAGGATAAGCTCAGAGGACGTTGCTGTCACTGTTACTCAGAGATCAAATAATTGCTCTCGTGTTATTTACTGCGTTCCGTGTAGATTGCTCAAACTGCATCGCAGGACAGCTCACGCGACACAACTGTGAAAAAACCTAACAGATAATCGGTAATTCAGTTTCTCAGCTTTGCCTATGCTAACCTACCAACGCTTCAAAAGTAGGAGTAATATATGTTGGTCTTGTTACACTGAAgacccagagaaactggtacagccgCCTAATATTGTGTGCCGCCTCCACAAGCACGCAGGAGTGAAGCAACAGGgtgaggcatggactcgactaatgtctgaggtagtgctggagagaattggcaccaagaatcctgcagggctgtccttaaatctgtaagagtacgaggaagtggagatctcttccgaacagcacgttgcaaggcatcccggataagctctataatgttaatgtctggggagtttggagaccagtggaagtgtctaaactcagaatagcgttcctggatccactctgtagcaattctggacgtgtgggagtcGCACTGCCTTATTGGAATTGCCAAAGTCAGTCGGAATGcggaatggacacgaatggatgcaggagatcagagaggatggttacgtacgtgtcatgcctcgagagtcgcatctagacgtataaggggtcccatatcactccagctgcactcaccccacaacattacagaccttccgccagcttgaacagtataCCGATTGACGAGGTTGTCTTCATACACATACCCGACCAACTGCGCGATACAAATTCAAACGacgctcgtccgaccagacaacgtgtttccagtcatcaacagtccactgtcggtgctgacgggctcaAGCGAGGCCTgaggctctgtgtcgtgcagtcacaaaAGTTTTCCGAAAGCCCGTATGGATGATGTTTCACTGAACGTTTCACACGCTGATACTTGTCAATGCCCCAGCAATGATATCTGCTGCAATTTgccgaaggcttgcacttctgtcaccttcaacgattctcttcggtcgtcgttcgtcccgttcctgcaggatctttttccggtgcaacgatgtcggagatctgatgttttactggattcctaatattcgacgtacactcgtgaaatggacgtacggcAATATCCCTACTTcaccgccacctcggagatgctgcattccattgctcgtgcgccgactataacaccacgctcaaacacacttaaatgttcgtaacctgccgttgtagcatcagtaaccgatccaacaactgcgccacacacttgtgttACATAcaagttgccgaccgcagcgccgttttctgactgcgtatctctgtatttcaatacgcaagtctataccaggttctttggcgcttcagtgtatgatcctATATGGAAACATAAACCGTGAAACATAAACCTGTCCGTCTCGTCAGCATTCCTAGTTTGCCCCTTTTAAGGGAATAGTACCTGATTACAGCAGCAGCTACTAACGGGGCATTCTATTGTGTGAAATGTTTGTGAGACGAATTTACATGGAAATCTGTACAGCAGTCAATAAAACATTAAGGTTCCGTGGAATAGCAGAGGCATCTGGGTTTCaagtttaatcaaaaatggttcaaatggctctgagcactatgggacttaacatcggaggtcatcagtccaatagaacctagaactacttaaacctaactaacctaaggacatcacacacacccatgccggaggcaggattcgaacctgcgaccgtagcacgcgcgcggttccggattgaagcgcctagaaccactcggtcaaggTGGCCGGTCAAGTTTAATCGTGCCTAGCCTGAGACATTCACCGAGGAAACTGATTTCTGCATTAGATGTACATTGCTTCTGATCAGGTGTCACGGATCTGAGGAACTTGGGAtaaggaggaagaaaatttttcCTAGTTAGAGGTGCTACCAACTTGGACTTAAATATAAGTCGTGTAAGTTTATGGCTGAAACAAGTTTGTTGCTTTGCTAATTTTTTTGCTGAGACATAAATAAACCATCTTTTGACTGAGAACGATAACATTTTTAGAGAGTGAAAGCAGTCTATCACAGCACCACAGTGGTAGTTACAAACCTTAGGTGATCGCGAAGCAGTATGGGCCCTTGTCATTTTAAGGAAACTGGTGACGTTGCAATTGATTTAGGGTGGACAACGCTTTAACAGCTGCTGTTTCATACAGGTATGCATGCGCCTCGTACAAGTGTTGAGGGTGCAGTGTGAGGGCTGCTCAGTGGTACTGTGTTTCAGGACCACCCATCATGTCGGCAGTTACAGAGGTTCAGAACACCACAACCGAGGCCCTGGCCGCCCTGCTAGACGGGGGTGACGGCGCCCTGGTGACGCTGGTGGCGGGCGAGACGAGGGTGGCGGCTCACAGGGCCGTGTTGGCGGCCGCGAGCCCCGTGTTCGCAGCGATGTTCGCGCACGACATGCTGGAGGCCAGCTGCGGCCAGGTGAGCATCGACGACGTGGAGGGCCCGGTGCTGAGGCTCCTGGTCGCCTACACGTATACCCTGCAGGCCCCCCAGCTGCCCGACACGGCCGCCCAGCTGCTCTCGGCGGCCGACAAATACGGCTTGTCGGCCCTGAAGGCTGCCTGCGAGCGGCAGCTGATCTCGCAGTTGGCCGTCGAGACCGCAGCGGCGACGGCCGTCACGGCAGTGAGGCACTCGTGCCCGGACGCCACCAGGGCTGCCGTCGCCTTCATAAAGGACCACCTGCAGGTGATGGCCACGCGGGGCTGGGCGGACGCTGTGCTCGAGTACCCGCAAGAAGTCATTGAAGTCTGCAGTATGCTCGGTGAGCCACCTGCACAAGCCAGGTAAGCACGATTCCCTTTTTGGCAGCGCTAGTGTGaatttgatgtcgtccttgctttgttcgtccttgctttgttcgtccttgctttgttcgtcgttgctttgttcgtccttgctttgtccgtccttgctttgtccgtccttgctttgtccgtccttgctttgttcgtccctGCTTTGTTCGTCCCTGCTATGTTCGTCCCTGCTTTGTTCGTCGTGGGTTTCTTTGCTGCCTACATAGCATAacaccttaacgtcatctacttactGATCGTCGTTCACGATGCTAAGTCTCTCGCTGTTTTCACTTCTTCTGCTTCTTATCAATTTcgcctttctctgatttactctgatTCCATATtccgtactaattagactgttcattccattcagcaaaccctgtaattcttcttcactgtcactgagggaatcagtcatcagcaaatcttatatcatttcaccctgaattttaattccactctacaatctttccattatttccgtcatcgcttcttccatgtatagattgaacagtaggggcgaaggattacatccctgtctgacaccctttttaatccgaatacttcattcttggtcttccactcttattttaccttcttgcctcttgtacatattgcaaattACTCATCTTCTCCTATAGCTTACatgtatttttgtcagaatttctaacatcttgaacCACTTGATATTGCAGAACGCTTTCTCCAggaccacaaatcctatgaacgtcacggaacttcaattttcttttcattctcctgtgtattatccttgtcagaaacgtggatgcttcagctgttaagctgattgtgcgataattctcacgctTCTCTGCTCTTGCAGTCTCCCAAATCGTGATGATTATATTTCTCTCAAAGTCAGattgtatgttgccagactcatacattctacacaccagtgagAATAGACCTTTTGCCacctctcccaatgattttagaacttttgattgaatgttgtctataccttatgccttctttgatcttaaattttccaaagcgcttttaaattctgattctaatcacCACTGTTTTCCATACCGACTCCTGCTTGTTCTTCTGTCACGCCATCCGACAAGTTGTTCCAAtcagagaggccttcagtgtactccttccaactttccgatctcgcctctgtatttaacactggaattcccattgtgctcttaatgttaccacgcttgcttttaattCCGTGGAAcattgctttgacttttctatatgctgcgtcAGTCGTCCCAAGActcatttcttctttgatttcttcacatttttcgtgcagccatttcgccttagcttctctgcacttcctattcatttaatTCCTAAGTAACATATTTCTCTattactgaattttcctgaatatttttgaacttttttctttgattgatcaactgaaggatttcttatattttccatggtttcttcgcagttagcttccttgtacctacgtttttctttccaacttctgttactgTCGttgttagagatatccattcctattCTACTGAACTACCTATTGAGCTGCTTATTATTGCAgtcaaggagagctccacctaccaacccaagggaccaatgggtctgatgatggttttatagaaaaaaccgaaaccggttactcattaaaacagacataacgtgatcaagactgaactttaatctaaatatttatgtcattattaaaaattttactgccacatttgtgtgatatgtcttaaagtgtaacacgcgcaaaaaatcaacattatatcgaaagattagcttctcttgcagcttattaactttagtgaccaatattatatgtggaagctttgctTCTCTTGTAgcgacactatgtatattaatgtaagccATTAACTCGTGTGTTACCGCTGCTTAGCagggatgttgctattggctgactacatcacgcgtCCTATGCCCTGAATACTCGCTGTCatgagctggcgagatcacgtgacatgagctgtggcTGGCTTACAAAatcgcatcgcaatctcgatttctgtgattcggaaagtaacatgcggtgtttggtggaattccaatgtgtgctgtcgtaatacgaaaatacgcaacgtacatgttgctgcacatcaaagatatttccaaaatgtgactttttccctgagtttcgttttctaaagtgccgggaaattctacgcccatgtccaaaaccataaccattcaaaggattgataagttttgcacttccgagggaaaatatactgtcacttaagacggaaaaagtgttttcacgcgggagaaagtgtatttttaagcgggaaatccgggaaaaatccgggaatttttatccttgtccatgtatacatccagtattaatcaaatttgatacgtatgaagtatcgtctctgttgtgtgactggattcttgatttcctcgcagagatgtcacagttcattctgatagacggcaaatcatcgagtagaatagaagtcatatacggcgttccgcaaggtagtgtcataggtcctcttctgttccttatttacataaatgatctaggtgataatctgagctgcccacttagattgtttgcagatgacgctgtaatttaccgtctagtaaaatcatcagacgatcaattccaattacaaaatgatctagagagaatttctgcatgaTGCGGGAAGTGTCAGTttgcaccaaacaaagaaaagtgcgaggtcatcgacatgggtactaagaggaatccgctaaattttgggtatacgataaatcgcacaaatttaagggctgtcaattcgactaaatacctaggaattacaattacgagcaacttaaattggaatgaccacatagataatgttgtgggaaaggcgaaacaaagactgcgctttgttggcagaaactCGGAAGATGCAACAAACCTACCAAAGAgagcctgcattacacttgtacgtcctctgctggaatattgctgcacggtgtgggatccttaccaggtacgattggcggaggacatcgaaagggtgcaaagaagggcagttcgtttcgcgttatcgcgcaatatgggtgagagtgtcactgatatgatgcgcgagttggtgtggcagtcgCTGTAACAAAGGCTGTCTTCTTTCCAGCGAAATCTGTTTACGACATTTCAGttgccagctttctcttccgatggaaaatattttgttgacatccacctatgtagggcgaaatgatcaacataataaaataagagaaatcagacctccaatggaaagattgaggtgttcctttttcctacgcgccatttgagagtggaatggtagagaaatagtatgaaacaggttcatcgaaccctctgccaggcacttcagtgtgaattgcagagtaaacatgtagatgttGATTCCCTCCTGTATAGAGATTCGAGTACTTTCTGCTTTGATTGACCAAGATAATCAGCTGCAGATTTGATTGACTTTGGAATCCACTGAACATTTAAAACCTTCCTGCACCTCAGGCAGGCAACAGAAGCACACCCATTTCCACTCGCAGTCATGGAAGACAGAGAGAATTAGTGTTGAAATTATATCAGGGGcaggcaacaaacagaaatttttcaattttcgtgcatacaaagcATGCGGGTTATAACGCGTAATTTAGCACAGGAAGTACATACCtacaagtaaaaaaattttaaaaacgctaCATATAAGATGACAAACACCTACATGTGCTACATGCACACTGAAAACATCATCGACAGTGTCGAATTGTATACTTAGTGTCCaggataatagtattaataatgcAGCACATGCTGATATCAAAATCCGTATGCTCCGTAGAGAATGtgaaacaaagcagaaaaatataGAACGCCAAGATGACATGCAAGACTTGGAAAGGTAAGAAGTGGGGAAATGTTTGGGATGcaaacatgccggccgcggtggctgtgcggttctaggcgctacagtctggagccgagcgactgctacggtcgcaggttcgaatcctgcctcgggcatggatgtgtgtgatgcccttaggttagttaggtatacttAGTtggaagttctaggcgactgatgacctcagaagttaagtcccatagtgctcacagccattttgtgatgcagcgtcaagggtaacagcagccatgtctccgagctggtagtccatgctgctgcaaacgtcgtcgaactgttcgtgcagatggtcgttctcttgcaaacgtccccgtctgttgactcagggatcgagacgtggctgcacgatccgttacagccatgcggataagatggctgtcacctcgactgctagtgataagaggccgttgggatccagcacggcgttccgtattaccctcctgaacccaccgattccatattctgctaacagtcaatggatctcgaccaacgcgagcagcaatgtcgcgatacgataaaccgcaattgcgataggctgcaatccgacctttatcaaagttgaaaacgtgatggtacgcatttctcctccttagacgaggcatcacaacaacgtttcaccaggcaacgccagtctactgctgtttgtgtatgaggaatcggttggaaactttcctcatgtcagcacgttgtaggtgtctccaccggcgccaaccttgtgtcaatgctctgaaaagctaatcatttgcatgtcacagcatcttcttcctgtcggttaaatgtcgcgtctgtagcacttcatcttcgtggtttagcaattttaatggccagtggtgtattattcAGACAACATTCTGCATCACTAGAAATACGTCTTCTCGCCACGGCAACTAAAGACAGTCCTCCTAATTTAgattttttcacagttttcggaAAATATTGAAGTTGCTTTTTTGAATTTGTACTGAGgcacaattttactttcactgtgtaaagGAGTGTTGTcgctttttgaactttcatcagGTCCAGTGTTAAATTTTGACTATGTGAGGCAAGTATATGTGACACCCATTGCCCCGGGGGGAGGGGCGGTTTGAATGGAATATCAAATGCGAAGAAACAGGACACCAGTTGCGTTACACAATTTTTATCGGAACTAGTGTGCtctttcttcacatcgacattcttcaaaaacagacgttgaaaatgaacaaaaatctaaacgacaaAACTGGTCGCTGCAGTGGACTCAGGGAACTGAGGGCGTAATCGGCGcccagcgctaccaacagaaacagcAAACTTTCAGATTCACGACCCAGTTCTGGCGCTACAGCTGCAGGGTcgatggcgtttgcagaaatgaaaaagcagggaagtcgacgtgaagtgttgcggacaaatccgatacgtgacgaTACCGAACGATGGACCCACGAGACACCTTTcagtgtgccacttacatgcagttaccgcaGCTTGCACGGTGGTTGTCGGGAGGCGTGAACATccgtcgttttcctttcagttcttgctctgagggggatagcttgttgatgtacagagtatccaataataaatcaatactccaACGAACAGCTCTAAGACCAGGAGTGTACTTACAACGTGCAGcccatatttttataggcaggcacGTTGATGATTTTGCGCTGATA from Schistocerca serialis cubense isolate TAMUIC-IGC-003099 unplaced genomic scaffold, iqSchSeri2.2 HiC_scaffold_1343, whole genome shotgun sequence carries:
- the LOC126439763 gene encoding poly [ADP-ribose] polymerase tankyrase-1-like → MSAVTEVQNTTTEALAALLDGGDGALVTLVAGETRVAAHRAVLAAASPVFAAMFAHDMLEASCGQVSIDDVEGPVLRLLVAYTYTLQAPQLPDTAAQLLSAADKYGLSALKAACERQLISQLAVETAAATAVTAVRHSCPDATRAAVAFIKDHLQVMATRGWADAVLEYPQEVIEVCSMLGEPPAQARSLSDAERGRRLIEAAHKGAVEEVRALLAAGADVGARSGGGFTALHWAAWRGHAAVVRLLLSAASDPNARTQCGQTPLHYAAYYGHAEAAAALLQAGADRRVRTTKGSTALDYARQRNRQQLVEMLTQH